GAAGACCTGCTCAGTGGAGGCTGAGCCTAGTGCGCCAAATGGGAACTCCATTTCTTTAAACCATGACCCAGAAGTTTCTATATAAGCATAGTTGAATGATTGCAGTAAAGAAATTTTAGCCTCTTCTATTAAACACTGACGGCATTCATTGGGACACAAAAACTTTAGGAGggtgtttttcttttccaaatttcCTGTCCATTTCATGCTGCACAATCATGATCTATTGATTTCTTTCTCTGCTTGTGATGTCAAAAAGTGGATGTTTTAAATAGATTATAAGATAATTGCTGTTTTATCTGTAGTGCAATAGAAAATGGTGAACTTATCCGGTCATTAACTTTTGCTAATTTTATTGTAGGATTCTGAATGAGTGCCTTTGGTTAATTTGATTATAGTGCTTTTACTTTTTCTGAATTGTTTATTAGTTATCCTTTTCTATTTTTGCTACATAGATAGTATACAATAATGTGGATCTTTGAAATTTACATTATGATTTGATGACTACCTCTCTGGCAGATACTGTGAATTCTAGTTAAAGATTCGACCGTGAAGGAAGGaattaatttgcatttttttttcttaatatgtgATGGATTATTGTGTTTAGTAAGTTCTACATACATTTCATGAACATATTCCATATTACTATCCTTTCAAATTGCCATCTGTCACATGCCTTTTATTGGTGGTTTGCATCATCCTTTGAAGTATCCGCAGCTTTCTCTTGTTTGCATATACAGTAGAAAATCTTCAAGACGACGTAGAATTTGAATTCATCCAGTCTTTGTTATTTTGAACTTTTACAGTTCTAACTATATTGAGCACATTATCTTGACATGATTTGTGATAGCAGCAGTAGTGCCACAAACCGCAGGAGAACATCATTTTATTCCACAACCCACTGCTAACTTGATTGTAAATTTTTCTGTTGCATCATCCTTTGAAGTATCTGTGACTTTTTCGCTTTATATTTAAGTAAATGTTTGAGAATTAGAGTTTCACTCTAAAACGCATTTAGTTTGGCATGATTCACAAGCAACAGGTGAACATCACTTTATGCCACAGCCAATTGCTTAACATTCATGTATATCTGAATCTGACTCAATTCCAACCCTTGTAGTGCTAATGACTTTTTCTCATTTGGATTGAAGGTCTTCACTGCAGCACTCTCAATGGTGGTGTTATCATCAAACATTCATGAGATACGGGTAAAAAGAAGGAATTTTGTTCATCCACTTGTATCACTGGTCCTACTTCTCTTGCAGTTTTGTGCAACATTTTTGAAGGTatctctttatatattttttttatgaacagTTTGCAAGTGTATTGTATTTCTTTAAATGAAAGGCTCTGCTTGAGAATTctcactaactttcaattttcatTGGTCACCAGACACTGATGGCTTGTTTTCATATCagaccattttgagattttagaGTTGGATGTTTTAGTGGTCCTAttccttgtttctttcttttacttgtaTACCCCTATAAAATCCATATATTcacactttgttttcttgtgatCACATCTATGAATAAACTCTCATTATTggttttttctcatcttttagtAAATGTTGTGTTTGAGTTGCagttttaaacagaaaaaagaaaataaaaaatcctttCATAACTAgctctctaatttttttattttacaatctTAGATATTTGAAGAAGAGATGCAAATAGAGGAGAGTGAATAGTTTATGATGATAATGAGATAAGAAATGGTGGGTTTAGAGAGCTGGTTATGATTGTGttcctttgaaaattttgtacAATTGAAAGTGGCACTTACACTCCACTAAGGAAGTGGAACTATGCTTGGGTTGAGATATTATGCCATCCCATTAATGTTTAATATCATTAATGAAATGATTGATGTATGTTTTCTTGCAAGGTTGTGGGACAAATTAGTGTTCCGCTTGTTcaaaagtatttaatattttaatatgtaGTCTCTATggttatcttcttgtttttttttcacatttgtCCTTATCATttgaaaaaactaaataaatttatttttatgttattgcgAAATTCAAGGAATATCAAAGTCTAGTTTTTTTAACTactttttatgtattattaattgttttttcttgtgtttggcTTTGGGTTGGTCATTTACCTTGTAGTGTAATGCTGTGTTTAATTGTACTTTACTTTTGGttttctttcacacatataaagatataattttattattattattattattaattttttataaaaataaataaatcataattttatcataggtaataaaagaagataagaaatagcaataataagaaaattaactCAATCGAACAGTATGATAGGGGGGCCAAATAATATTCACAGCAGTGAGAAATTTTGAATTGTTACATATCTGTCCATGTGGATCATTCATCctaaatttgagaattttttttttaaatggataaaccataatatataaatagaggAACATAATACagaggtggaaaacagagtaaCCAGGGAAGGCTTGTTATTAAAGATGGACTGGTCTAAGAACTTGGAAAAAGAGAAATACAACTGTGAGGGAGTTATTTGTATATAGTTCTTTATAGATATTATATTGATTCATTGaataaaacatgtttttgtAATAAGATACTGaaatttaattaacttttgAACTTTATTAACACAAACATTTTGATTGGAAGTAAAATAATTAGttgcaaattatatttttatttttaaataaaaattagtagcTACTTGACTCAAACgagtgtgcatatatatatatatatcaattctACACTCATGATAGTCTCAAAGATTGTATAATTGTAATTTCAACAGTGATTTATATGCatgtttgctttatttttgtaaCTAGTGATACGAAAATGATAAAACTGAACTCTTTAATTTAAACTTTCATTGAGTTCTTCAATTTTGATGCAACAAAGCATTAAAGAACCAATGACATGGTTTTTCAATTTGTTCAACAAATATACGAGTCTTTGACTATTTTAAATAGAGCACACTTGTCatctatttgtaaaaaaataattaaaaaaattaataaaaaaaaatcttaacacATTCAACGCTTCAGTGGCCTTCATTACAATTCatattactaaaattattattttttaaataattttttacaattcATTATATAGCTCTTTAATTGCaaaataactatatataatttaatttaatattaatcaaatccTACATATACAAGTTAATTATTCAACACTTCAACACTCAATAAAGTTTTAATTCAAGTCTGGGTTCTAATTTAGATTTTGAGCCAATGTGAGATTTGCTCCTCCTAGCATCTCACGGGTCACTTGAAGGGTCACTCAAACATATAGAttttgagtaatgctatatagaacgaACAGATCACACGAAACCAGCTACATCccgtaaattaaaaataaaataaaaagagatcaGATCACACgtgatctctcttctctctctctcgtatGATTTCCCTCTCTCTCCTGTAtgatctctcttctctcttttgtatgatctctctctctctctctctctctctctcgtttgaGTGTGTGCTCCCATCCCGGGAGGCGGGGGAACGAGATGGCGGCGAGTGGGGAGGCAGACGGCGGCTGAGAAGCGGTGAGGCGAGCAGGGGCAGGGAGGCAGAGGACGAGCAGCGGCAGGAGGCGGGAGGGCAGACGGCCGGGAGGCGAGGGAGCAGGGCGAGCCGGGAGCAGCAGCCCAGGAGTGAGAGGCGAGGCCAGGCGCGGGGCAGGAGGCAGGCAGGCCGAGGAAGTAGAGACTCGAGACAGCGGAACAGGGGCAGCAGCAGGAGTGGGAGGCAGGGCAGCCAGGGAGTGGTGAGAGCAGAGCAGTGGCCAAGGATAGGGGCAGGGAGCGGTGGAGAGCAGAGCAGTGGCAAGGATGAGGCGGGGAGGCGGTGGAAACGCAGGCAGCGGCAAGGATGTGGCCGGAGGCGGGAGATACAACGGGGCCGGGAGGCGAGGGACGGGCAGAGGCGAGTGAAAGCAGAGGAGACGGGACAGGGGCCGAAAATGGGGGAGAGCAGAGCGAGCAGGCAGAAAGGCAGCGCGGCCGGGAGTGGGGAGGCAGACGGCCGAGGAGTGGGAGAGAGCAGACGGCCGGGAGGCAGTGGAGGCAGAGCAGCGGCTGGAGGCGGGAAGACCAAGGGCAATAGGGAGCACACACtcaaacaagagagagagatcaCGTGTGAtcatttctctttttaatttaaaaaagcaGATcacacgtcaccagccacatcattcatgTGGCTGGTTTCGGGTTTCGTGTGATCTGTtcgttctatatagcattactcatagATTTTATAGTAACATACCAACATACAAGCACATATACAATTAAAGgcacataaaaaatttatacattcaACAAAGTGAGTCCTTGGGGTCCATTTGATTTGAGCGTAGAGTACAacacaaggagtacaacacaaTACAAATATCTAAGTGCAACACAAATGCTTGTATTGttctttatttgatatttagtGGACATCACAAACAATTTTGTACTGTTTTTTAGTTTGACTTACATAAGTACTgtactaaaaattataaaattattataataccctttgtataatattttgttgttttggaaaaaaaattaacatgacaaaatattttgaaatttgttctatttttaatagtaatcacttattttttttataatttataaaattattagggtgcaattatatatatttttaaatttctaaaatataattattagggtatatttatttaatttctaaaataaaataattaatatttttttaccaaatataattttttattttcaaaatttttttattgggttgAGGTCAggtgttgtaattttttaattttaactaggGACAAAATTGTCTTTTTGGTTGTGTTGTACCACACTTAAAAAGTTATACGGTGGTTTTGGTGGGACAAGATTTTTAACAATTTATGTTGTACTCAACCAACTTTTTGTGCTGTACTTCATGCCTATTTACAAAACCAACAAGGAGCAAAAAAATTTGTGTTGTACTGTCCGTCATTTTTTTTTCGTATCAAACTATAAGCACTGATTCAACAATCGGAGTCGGGGATTTATTACCACTACTGCGGATTTAAACTCAAATCTTGAATCTTCACATCAATGTCTTTTACATTGAGACTagtgcttcttttttttttcaatttattaaagTATTATGATAAAATGTTAAAACCTTAACTTATACTACAAAATTCGGGCCACTAAATGGGCTGGGCCATGCTTGGTTACTAATGCGGGTCAAAAATATCCGTTGTTAACGGACAAAAGAAGTTTATGCTCCTCCGCGAGACATCAGACTGCGAATTATGTGGCATTCTTTCCCGGATTTATCACTGCTTTTGATCTTTTCTCCCCCTTTTTTCCATCATCTGGAGTAGCTGATTCGCTGTAGAAGGGTAAGATCCAAACCCTACTTACAttctttctgtttttatttgagTTGAGGCATTGTTTCTGAGCTGAAAGAtggattcttttgtttttttgtttttaatgtttatgttGATTGAAGTAGTGTGAATCACATTTGAGTTGGTGGGAATTGATGACGTTGTCACTTTAGTTGATGTGTGGTTTTGAGCACAATGTTTGGTAGTGTCTTCAGCAATTGCCAGTTTtggaaatgagaaaaaaatgtgAGTTTTGATGCTGTTGTCTGTGACTTTGTGGGTTTTGACCTCATTGTTTATTTACTgaattgattttgattgaaatatggaAGCAGCAACTGTTTAAAGTTTGCTTTGCAATGTCGTCCTAAACCTGAAACAGTCCAGTCTGTCAATTTGTTCAGggtattgatttgttttgtgaACTTGTTGGTGCATTGAGGGTTGTAAGAAATTGGTTTCATTGTGTGTACAACAGGAATTGAATTGAGATACTGGTCATAAGAGTTTGGATAAATTTAGTTGCATCACATCAGCATCTAAATAGAGGATgtttacttaaaataaaattgctGGGCTCATTTGTAAATCATCCAACTAAAATTTTATGTGAAGTGAAATGAAGGCTATCAAGTGTGACTTGAAGAATGTGATTCTGAAGCCTGCTAAAACGACATGTAGGTCCATGACCGAAGGTTTCGGTAGAGCTAACTATTATAGAGGTTGTGCAATATTATGTGGAACTCAACTCAAGAGATCATGATTTAAACCAAACTTTTCAAATATCTACATGATATCCAACTTGCATGCCAGGCATGGGGATGACAGTGATATTGTTCAAACACGGAACGTTATGAGGGTGGCTGGCTGCCAATACTCGTCTATG
This portion of the Dioscorea cayenensis subsp. rotundata cultivar TDr96_F1 chromosome 3, TDr96_F1_v2_PseudoChromosome.rev07_lg8_w22 25.fasta, whole genome shotgun sequence genome encodes:
- the LOC120251084 gene encoding proline-rich receptor-like protein kinase PERK2 produces the protein MITRDLSLLFECVLPIALGLPASSRCSASTASRPSALSHSSAVCLPTPGRAAFLPARSALPHFRPLSRLLCFHSPLPVPRLPAPLYLPPPATSLPLPAFPPPPRLILATALLSTAPCPYPWPLLCSHHSLAALPPTPAAAPVPLSRVSTSSACLPPAPRLASPLTPGLLLPARPAPSPPGRLPSRLLPLLVLCLPAPARLTASQPPSASPLAAISI